One Stigmatella aurantiaca genomic window, GAGGTCCACCAGGACCGGGATGCCACCCCGGTGGGCGACAGCACCCCGGAATTCAAGGGGGACTCGGACAACCCGCCCGAGATTGACTGGGAGGCGTACCTCAACAGCTACCAGTTCAACGAGCAGAGCACCGCCTCCAACCGGGGCAACGTGGCCACGGAGGACATGCCGTCCTTCGAGGCCAACATGGTCAAGAAGGAGGACCTGGTCGACCATCTGCAGGAGCAGATGGGGATGCTGCGGCTGAACGAGGCCGAGCGCCGGGTGGCCATGCTCATCATCGGCAACCTGGACGATGACGGCTACCTGAAGCTGCCGGACGTGGAGGGCGACCCGCTCATCCGCCTGACGAACGAGGCGGACGTGCCCATGTCCGTGGCGGAGCGCACGCTGCGGCGCATCCAGGCCCTGGAGCCCAAGGGCTGCGGCGCCCGGGACTTGCAGGAGTGCCTGCTCATCCAGGTGCAGTGCCTGAAGGACCGCCATGCCCCGCTCTTGGGCATGATGATCAAGCGGTACATGAAGTACCTGGAGAGCAAGAACCTGCCGGCCATCGCCAAGGAGCTGAAGGTCCCCATGGAGGACGTGGTGGCCGCGGCGAAGCTCCTGCCCAAGCTGGACCCGAAGCCGGGCCGCAACTTCAGCGGCGATGACGCGCCGTACATCACCCCGGACGTCTTCATCTACAAGATGGGCGAAGAGTACACGGTGGTGCTCAACGACGACGGCCTGTCCAAGCTGCGCATCTCCGGGGCGTACCGGAACGCGCTGAAGAACGGCGCGGTGTCCCCGGGCCAGGCCAAGGAGTTCATCCAGGACAAGCTGCGCAGCGCGCAGTGGCTCATCCGCTCCATCCACCAGCGCCAGCGCACCATCTTCAAGGTGACCGAGAGCATCGTGAAGTTCCAGCGGGACTTCCTGGACAAGGGTATCGCCCACCTGCGGCCGCTCATCCTCCGGGACGTGGCCGAGGACATCGGCATGCACGAGTCCACCGTGTCGCGCGTCACCACCAGCAAGTACGTGCACACCCCGCAGGGCATCTTCGAGCTGAAGTACTTCTTCAACTCGTCCATCGCGCGCGTGTCCGGCGACGACACGGCCAGCGAGGCGGTGAAGCACCACATCAAGCAGCTCGTGTCCCAGGAGAACCCGCGCGAGCCGTACTCGGACCAGAAGATCGTCGAGCTGCTCAAGGCGCAGGGCACCGAGATTGCCCGCCGCACGGTGGCCAAGTACCGGGAAGTGCTGGGCATCCTCCCCAGCAGCAAGCGCAAGCGCTACTTCTGACCCCCCCCGGGGTGTGTAAAAAGCGCCCAAGGTAGGCAACGGTAATTCAAGGTGGCCGAGAATCCAGGTGTCCCCCCCCGGGGCCCTGGATTCTCCAGGGTCCATGCCCTGTGAAGGCCGCCATGACCCTCCGAGCCACCCCCGCCAGCGCCCCGGTCCTTCCCCCCTCGAACCCCCCGGCCAAGGCGGTGAACACCGCCTCGTCCATCCCCACGGGCACGGTGGTGCAGCCGCTGAGCGTGGCGGACTACGCGCTGGCGAAGAAGCCCGAGGGAGTGGCCGGCCACGGCTTCGAGCAGAAGGCGGCCCTGAAGCAGGTGGGCGACCCGCAGAAGAACGGCGTGGGGGTGGGCCAGGCCCAGGTGAGCGGCGAGTCCTTCTTCGAGCACGCCCCGGGCCACCTCCAGGCGCAGGCCAAGGGCGAGGCGGCGCTGACGGCCGTGTCCGGCAAGTTCTCGCACACGCACGAGGGGCGGCTGGGCACCACCGAGCTGAAGGCGGAGTTCGAGGTGGGCGCCCGGGTGAAGGGCGAGGTGGGCGGCACGCTGTCCCAGCCGGAGGCCGCGGTGGTGGGCCACGCCAAGGCGGAAGGGTTCGCCGGGGCGCGTGGGGAGTTCTCGGTCGAGCAGAAGCAGGGCAAGCACTTCAGCGAGTCGCTGCAGGGCTCCGTCAAGGCGGGGGCCATGGCCACCACGGTGGCCACGTTCGCCTTCGAGCCGAAGCAGGGCACGGCCATGGCGAAGGTGGGCTTCTCGGCGCTGGCCGGCGCGCAGGAGAGCGTCAGCGGCGAGCTGAAGCTGGGCGTGGTGCGCCTGTCGGGCGGCATCTCCGCGAAGCAGGGCGTGGGCACGAGCTTCCAGGTGGGCGCCGGCATCAAAGACGGGCGCATCTCCCTCAACGCCAACATCGGCGCCGCGGTAGGGCTGGGCGCGGGCGTCAACGTGGGCGTGACGGTGAACGGCAAGGCCATCGCGCACAACGCGCATGTGGCCGGGCACGCGGTGAAGGAGGGCGCCCATGCGGTGGGTCATGCGGTGAAGGAGGGCGCCCACACGGCCGGGCACGCGGTGAAGGAGGCAGTGCACCACCACCACCACCACCGTCCTGGACAGGGCGAGCCCACGCAGGCCGCCACAGGCAACGTCCGCCGCGTCCGCTGGTAGCGGGGCACCAGGCAGGCAAGCAGGGCACACCTGGGCGGGAGCTTCCACCGCCAGACAGGGCAGGGCCCTGGATTGAAAATTCTGTGTGAACACGGGGCGCAGTCACCGGGCTGTTACAGAGGCCATCTAGGTTGCTGGGAGATGAAAGGCCCACTGCCCATGGCTCTTGCGACGTCCCGTCCCCTGTTCGCCGCCATCGACGTTGGTACCAATGCCGCCCGCCTGGAGATGGCCCGCCTGGGGCCCGGGGGCCTGGAGCGGGTCCTCAAGGAGCGGGAAGCCATCCGCCCAGGGGAGGGGGTGTTCGCCCGGGGCACCATGTCGTCCGAGGCCGTGGACCGGCTGGTGGACACCTTGCGGCGCTACGCGGTGCTGTGCCGCCGCCACAAGGCCCGGGTGCGCGCGGTGGCCACCAGCGCCCTGCGCGAGGCCCGCAACCAGACGAAGGTCCTTCGGCGGGTGCTCGAGGAGACCGGCCTGGAGCTGGAGGTGGTGAGCGGCGAGGAGGAGGCCCGGCTCATCTGCCTGGGCGTGCTGCACCGCACGCCGCCCCGGGAGCGCTCGCTGCTGGTGGACATCGGCGGAGGCTCCACCGAAATCGTGCTCGCCACGGGCGAGCGGCCCCAGGGGCTGTGGAGCCTGCCGCTGGGCGCGGTGCGGCTCTCGCAACACTTCGACACCGCCGGCGAGGTGACGCCCGCGCAGCTCCGGCGGATGCGGGAGGACGTCGACGCGCGGCTGCGCGAGTCCCTGCCGGGCTTCGTGCCGCGGCTGCCCCGGGTGGCGCTGGGCTCCTCGGGCTCCATCCGCGCGGTGGTGGAGTTCGCGGCGCGCGAGGGCGGCGAGGCCTCGGCCTCCCCGGCGCAGCTCACCCGGGCCGTGGAGGCGCTGGCGCGGATGTCCCCCCGGGAGCGGCGCGAGCACTTCGAGGAGCGGCGCGCGGACATCATCGTCGCGGGCGCCCTGCTCCTGGAGCGGGTGGTGCAGCACCTGGGCGTGGAGCGCGTCCTCGCCGTGAAGCGGGGCCTGCGCGACGGCGTGCTCGCGGACCTGCTCTCCCGGGAGGAGCTGGCGGCCCGTCCTGGCACCGCCCCCCTGCTCCGCCGGGCCGCGGGGGCCCGCGGGGCCTAGAACAGCGGGGCCCCGAGAATCGAGCCCGGGTCGTACTCGGCCTTCACGGCGCGCCAGGCCTCGAAGGTCTCCGCGCCGAACTGCCGGCGGTAGAAGTCCGCGCTCTTCGGGTGGTAGCCGTACAGGTAGACGCGGCCGCCGAGCGACAGGCACGCATCAATGGCCTGATCGAACTTGGCCCGGTACTCGTCCAGGAAGGACTTGGGAATCGTGTGGTACGGGCCCGAGAAGGTGTTGATGACCTCCGCGCCCGAGGACATGGGCGACAGCGGCAGGCGGCTGCCGGGCGGACGCGCGCGCAGGATGGTGCCGTAGGTGCCCATCGTGAACCGGGGGTCCTTGAAGAGGGACTGGTGGATCTGCCGGAACGCATCGGCCTTGTCCGAGGGCACGAAGTAGTCGTTCCAGAGGTGGAAGACATCCTCCTCGCTCTTGGCGAGCCCCGCCTCCTTCAACCCATGGAGGAGCTGCGACATCACCCCGGTCGCGGCGGTGTTCTTGTAACGGTAGAACTCGGGGAGGAACTGGGCGCCCTCGGGCAGCTCCGCCGGCTCCTCCTCCACGTCGCGCGCCAGCAGCACCATGTTCTGCTGGAAGGCGAGGTAGTGCAGCACGAGGCAGTGGTCCCAGGGCTGCGGCGCGTCGAGCACCCGCCGGGTGATGCTCGCGAGCGTCTCCGTGCTGTAGGGGGAGTCCGCGAAGTTCAAGGCGTGAGGCCGGTTGCGCGCCACTTTCAGGTACGCGTGGGCGATGAAGCCCGTCTGGCCCAGGCCGCAGAGCGTGTACTGGAAGAGCCGCGCGTGGGGGCCCTCCGGGCGCGCGTGTACCAGCTCCCCCGTGCCCGTGACGATGTCCAGCGCCACCACCTGGTCCACCTGGCCGCCGTGGAAGAGCGACATCGAGCCGAAGCCGCCCACGGACAGGGTGCCTCCGACGGTGTGCGAGCGGTAGTCGGTGA contains:
- the rpoN gene encoding RNA polymerase factor sigma-54, with amino-acid sequence MGMELKQSLKLTQQLVMTPQLQQAIKLLQLSRMELLEQVREEMEQNPLLEQPEEQAPGDVSDKEPGEASLEAANMEVHQDRDATPVGDSTPEFKGDSDNPPEIDWEAYLNSYQFNEQSTASNRGNVATEDMPSFEANMVKKEDLVDHLQEQMGMLRLNEAERRVAMLIIGNLDDDGYLKLPDVEGDPLIRLTNEADVPMSVAERTLRRIQALEPKGCGARDLQECLLIQVQCLKDRHAPLLGMMIKRYMKYLESKNLPAIAKELKVPMEDVVAAAKLLPKLDPKPGRNFSGDDAPYITPDVFIYKMGEEYTVVLNDDGLSKLRISGAYRNALKNGAVSPGQAKEFIQDKLRSAQWLIRSIHQRQRTIFKVTESIVKFQRDFLDKGIAHLRPLILRDVAEDIGMHESTVSRVTTSKYVHTPQGIFELKYFFNSSIARVSGDDTASEAVKHHIKQLVSQENPREPYSDQKIVELLKAQGTEIARRTVAKYREVLGILPSSKRKRYF
- a CDS encoding Ppx/GppA phosphatase family protein, producing MALATSRPLFAAIDVGTNAARLEMARLGPGGLERVLKEREAIRPGEGVFARGTMSSEAVDRLVDTLRRYAVLCRRHKARVRAVATSALREARNQTKVLRRVLEETGLELEVVSGEEEARLICLGVLHRTPPRERSLLVDIGGGSTEIVLATGERPQGLWSLPLGAVRLSQHFDTAGEVTPAQLRRMREDVDARLRESLPGFVPRLPRVALGSSGSIRAVVEFAAREGGEASASPAQLTRAVEALARMSPRERREHFEERRADIIVAGALLLERVVQHLGVERVLAVKRGLRDGVLADLLSREELAARPGTAPLLRRAAGARGA
- a CDS encoding FAD-binding oxidoreductase, whose product is MQELARRIRGSLLEPAPGEFARDFSRLTRIPPRAVVRPQTVEDVQETVRYAHQHGLRTVARGHGCSANGQALSEHLVLDIHGLTAFERTGELEVKVGAGFTWGDLQDRLNALGLSNIVLTDYRSHTVGGTLSVGGFGSMSLFHGGQVDQVVALDIVTGTGELVHARPEGPHARLFQYTLCGLGQTGFIAHAYLKVARNRPHALNFADSPYSTETLASITRRVLDAPQPWDHCLVLHYLAFQQNMVLLARDVEEEPAELPEGAQFLPEFYRYKNTAATGVMSQLLHGLKEAGLAKSEEDVFHLWNDYFVPSDKADAFRQIHQSLFKDPRFTMGTYGTILRARPPGSRLPLSPMSSGAEVINTFSGPYHTIPKSFLDEYRAKFDQAIDACLSLGGRVYLYGYHPKSADFYRRQFGAETFEAWRAVKAEYDPGSILGAPLF